One Bacteroidota bacterium DNA segment encodes these proteins:
- a CDS encoding DUF5011 domain-containing protein, whose protein sequence is MMRNFTRFLSLVFVSALLMSQFAYGQLSGTYTIGSAGNYTTFSAAVSALNSGGVSGPVVFNVAAQTFSEKIILTPVSGASLTNTISFIGAGNTQTTLTYSGSSTSNWSTVQFDGADYFVFKDMKVQNTGSSYANCFFFTNNSRYNTIHNCYINVGKGSASYRIPIIASGSKTSYSTSGNNAWYNTISENTIYGGYYGIRMYGGGSSSPNLGNNFLDNLITDQYYYPMYIYYNGEMHVQRNTIRNITSTGGYGIMLYYGTSDTVTHNDIQTQRYGMYFYYNNYYVKGQSLLANNMIYNFGFRYNRGIYFYRAENTKVLFNTIWTKSSSSSTSYCGIYAYYNNGCEIKSNIFVNSGGSYGRCIYENYGSWADGSVDYNNYYSTGNYFVTWGGATRSSLSAWQTANPTLNVNSISSNPYLASTTDMHLTASSPLLMGPNTDVAVDIDGDARGNTFSIIGADKVDINGKDIAMLSVDGPTTWSTGNNTLEVTFANLRKTVVNSLDFGYQLGNGTPVNITGYTPSASLNQGDGMAYSFSTPVNIPADGTYSLKIWVAKPNNSSPDDVPANDTLYYTLKTSLNGTYTIGGSGADYTNFSDAVDDLNTSGIAGPVTFLVAAGTYSEKISLSEVLGASASNPIKFIGAGSTQTILTYAGTSTSNWTTVTLDGADYVTFKNMRVQNTGSSYANCFFFTNDARHNLIDSCYINVPSGSASYTIPIIASGSKTSYSTTGNNAWYNTISNNTVYGGYYGIRFYGGGSSTPNLGNNFINNLVTNQYYYPMYIYYNGEMHVTDNVIRNVSASTGYGIMLYYGTSDTVLRNDVQTGAYAFYFYYQNRYISGNSLFANNALYNFGYTSYNRGVYAYYAQNTKFYHNTIRTNISSNSTSYCGMYLYNNSGCELKNNIFHDGGNYGYSIYRSSGTWASGSVDYNCYYNQNNNFVYWGSSYNNLAAWKSAYSTLNANSWEINPGLKSTTDFHLTTASLTLQAPYIGIDDDIDNQSRPNTTVFIGADEPEPMVFDSFVVTDLSPQFAFAGQTRVKMLKVDIKITGIANPLPISAAYFSTNGCSDPADLEKFRWYNQNGAPLDDMDQIYTVDNPSGVITIIPPSGTNVGDVVQIFAAYDVEFGATVNDSMDMSFDSAMIDGVMRYAKVGNSNPVGSTYIVAPSSYADYCDVVRVQNGAYSIGTRRIKFEDIDVKSGTLDMGFVPNNSVVQFNTTPVPTVHRKVTYPITIQHGELNDQSTSIFLDYNNDGYFTANERVKDFINIPEASKTESFITIPCDVTTGIHRMRIVSDYGAYTPNPCGTTNYGEVEDFLLYIAPEKTPVVSITNKDTGYVSGLVLFTPVLDTDGDIFILWDYDNNNVVDDTSDMGEYYFATTGIKTVAVKAVNQGCFDTTTSAIAYTSIVIVQATTVPVTNFISDNNILTPNTTVNFTDLTTNGPFAWEWVITPDTINGNSTHTFLGTSSDREPSVIFHEIGDYTVSLTTQNTIGYNTATKVDYISVLKEEVFCSDFSSRAITGFVFDNGGSNNYTNPTSGDDYTCDYLLIPDCANAVTLDFLDFDVASNVLNGCNTIPSDGLRVYDGTDNSGTPLHLQFLDGNGDPMFPNGFTNGPGNASIGIPPSVTANSGSMYLEFYVNCGAVGTGFKAKWTAQTFTPTAPVASITGQDTIYTNQVAYFNSSSIGALDFYWDMDDDGWADLFTENVSWQYTTAGVHTITLIAYTCGKLDTTTFDLVVLDPTSKPVVDFYADYTNITIVDPVVLTEDADNTVYEWQWDITPMDYTILSGDLNETSFSAVFNKVGKYTVKLVCTNQQGKDSMVKVDYIYVYKSCTPLVGNLNPDVGISKFTLQNIGGDTLIQNSSSIGMTAYTDYSVLKKATVAKTGTYTFTLDRNTNFNKITRSIYIDYNQDGDFNDVGEEVAKQYNSSSLSWTIDVTIPSTIATGLAKMRIATNAGQLNNKGCGPNFSGEFEDYGLEITEDVSVPVITLIGNNPLISNSCASYAEPGYMAWSNVQGNLTSSVVVTGTINPTVADTYDIKYNVTSPAGIAAMQVIRQVIVLKDIVNPEPMLNGNNPDSAAVGNMYTDPGYTPTDNCSGVKSHSYVNNVNGMVVGWQQVMFVLEDNAGNIDTSYRDVYIYDDIDPTITLLGSNPIMLEAGDVFNDPGADPQDNYYSGLTYEVIGSVDVNQLGTYFLSYCVTDSSGNGPVCVDRTVIVEDNTPPTLTMIGANPFILPVHQNFKDPSVDIVDNYYSFANGEIILTTNSTVNTYVLGTYTVTYQAVDGSGNVSAIMTRTVEVVDQIAPTIELLGSTTVTIERWQDYVDAGVKVHDNYDAEAVLTINNNSNGTYPDNTFEEGLYTYSYSVCDVSGNCSGDIFRTIYVLPSTSSIDEKDLSEFISYYPNPADRILTITIDLPVYKDIKVSVINTLGEEVVDVFAGSIKAEQKTIDVSKLSSGMYYIRIYAGDKQYNEKFIIAH, encoded by the coding sequence ATGATGAGAAATTTTACACGTTTTCTTTCATTGGTTTTCGTAAGTGCATTATTGATGAGTCAATTTGCATACGGACAATTATCTGGAACTTACACAATTGGTTCAGCCGGTAATTATACAACTTTTTCAGCTGCAGTATCAGCTTTGAATTCAGGAGGAGTAAGTGGTCCTGTTGTATTTAATGTTGCAGCGCAAACGTTCAGCGAAAAAATTATTCTTACACCTGTTTCAGGCGCAAGTTTAACCAATACAATTAGTTTTATCGGGGCTGGTAACACACAAACTACCCTTACGTATTCGGGATCGTCAACATCCAACTGGTCTACTGTTCAGTTTGATGGTGCAGATTATTTTGTGTTTAAAGACATGAAAGTCCAGAACACAGGATCTTCTTATGCGAACTGTTTCTTTTTCACAAACAATTCGAGATATAACACTATTCATAATTGTTATATCAATGTGGGTAAAGGTTCAGCTTCCTATAGAATTCCTATTATTGCCTCTGGTAGTAAAACCAGTTATTCAACATCAGGAAATAACGCCTGGTACAATACCATTAGTGAAAACACTATTTATGGTGGTTATTATGGAATCCGAATGTATGGTGGAGGATCTTCCTCTCCAAACTTGGGAAACAACTTCCTTGATAACTTAATTACGGATCAGTATTATTACCCAATGTATATATATTATAATGGTGAAATGCATGTACAGCGTAATACAATACGTAATATAACATCTACAGGTGGTTATGGTATAATGCTTTATTATGGTACTTCAGACACCGTTACCCATAATGATATCCAAACACAACGTTATGGAATGTATTTTTACTATAACAACTATTATGTTAAAGGCCAGAGTTTGTTAGCCAATAACATGATTTATAACTTTGGGTTTAGATACAATCGTGGAATTTATTTCTATCGTGCAGAAAATACCAAAGTCCTTTTTAATACCATTTGGACAAAATCAAGTAGTTCATCAACCTCCTATTGTGGAATTTATGCTTATTACAACAATGGTTGTGAAATAAAAAGTAATATTTTTGTCAATAGCGGTGGCTCTTATGGTCGTTGCATTTATGAAAACTACGGATCCTGGGCCGATGGAAGTGTTGATTACAACAACTACTATAGCACAGGTAATTATTTTGTTACTTGGGGAGGGGCAACACGCTCTTCATTAAGTGCATGGCAAACTGCAAATCCAACTCTCAATGTAAATTCTATTAGCTCAAATCCATATTTAGCCAGTACAACCGATATGCATCTGACAGCTTCATCACCCTTATTGATGGGCCCAAACACAGATGTTGCAGTTGACATAGATGGTGATGCAAGAGGAAACACATTTTCTATTATTGGTGCCGACAAAGTCGATATTAACGGAAAAGATATTGCCATGCTTAGCGTTGATGGACCAACAACATGGTCAACTGGAAATAATACGTTAGAAGTAACATTTGCCAATTTACGCAAAACAGTCGTTAATTCCTTGGATTTTGGCTATCAGCTAGGCAATGGAACTCCTGTTAACATTACAGGTTACACCCCTTCTGCTTCTTTAAATCAGGGTGATGGAATGGCTTATAGCTTCTCCACACCGGTAAATATTCCTGCTGATGGAACTTATTCATTAAAAATATGGGTAGCCAAGCCAAATAATAGTTCACCAGATGATGTGCCAGCTAACGACACCTTATACTATACCTTAAAAACCTCCTTGAATGGAACATACACAATTGGAGGCAGCGGTGCTGACTATACTAACTTTTCAGATGCAGTTGATGACCTAAACACAAGTGGTATTGCAGGTCCTGTAACATTTTTAGTTGCTGCTGGAACCTATAGTGAAAAAATATCACTCTCAGAAGTTTTAGGAGCAAGTGCCTCTAACCCAATTAAATTTATTGGCGCTGGTAGTACACAAACTATATTGACCTATGCAGGTACATCAACCTCGAACTGGACAACCGTTACACTAGATGGAGCCGATTATGTTACCTTTAAAAACATGAGAGTTCAGAATACAGGTTCATCTTATGCCAACTGTTTCTTTTTTACAAACGATGCACGTCATAACTTAATCGACAGTTGCTATATCAATGTTCCTTCTGGATCTGCTTCATATACTATTCCAATTATTGCCTCAGGTAGTAAAACAAGTTATTCTACAACAGGTAATAATGCATGGTATAATACCATTAGCAATAACACCGTTTATGGTGGATATTATGGAATTCGTTTTTATGGCGGTGGTTCTTCTACACCGAATTTGGGTAATAATTTCATAAATAACCTGGTCACAAATCAGTATTATTATCCCATGTATATTTATTATAATGGAGAAATGCATGTGACTGATAACGTTATTAGGAATGTATCTGCATCAACAGGATATGGAATTATGCTCTATTATGGTACGTCCGATACTGTTTTGCGCAATGATGTTCAAACAGGTGCTTATGCATTCTATTTTTATTACCAGAACCGTTATATTAGTGGTAATTCATTATTTGCAAATAACGCTCTTTATAATTTCGGATATACAAGTTATAACCGTGGAGTTTATGCCTATTATGCACAAAACACAAAGTTTTATCACAACACTATACGAACAAATATAAGTTCTAACTCCACTTCTTATTGTGGCATGTACCTATACAATAACTCAGGTTGTGAATTGAAGAATAATATTTTCCATGATGGAGGTAATTATGGTTACTCCATTTACAGATCGAGCGGAACATGGGCCTCAGGAAGTGTCGATTATAACTGTTATTATAATCAAAATAATAATTTTGTTTATTGGGGTTCTTCATACAATAATTTAGCTGCCTGGAAATCAGCCTACTCAACCTTAAATGCCAATTCATGGGAAATCAATCCTGGTTTGAAAAGTACAACTGATTTTCATCTAACCACTGCAAGTCTTACATTACAAGCTCCATATATTGGAATTGATGATGACATTGACAATCAAAGCAGACCAAATACAACTGTATTTATAGGTGCTGATGAACCAGAACCAATGGTATTCGATTCATTTGTTGTAACTGATTTATCCCCTCAGTTTGCTTTTGCCGGTCAAACCCGTGTAAAAATGCTGAAGGTTGATATCAAGATTACAGGAATTGCAAATCCGCTACCTATATCTGCTGCTTATTTCAGCACTAATGGTTGTAGCGACCCAGCTGATTTAGAAAAATTCAGATGGTACAATCAGAATGGTGCTCCATTAGATGATATGGATCAAATATACACAGTTGATAACCCTTCAGGTGTCATTACCATAATTCCTCCTTCAGGAACAAATGTTGGTGATGTTGTCCAGATTTTTGCAGCTTATGATGTAGAATTTGGTGCTACTGTAAACGATTCAATGGATATGTCTTTTGACTCAGCCATGATAGATGGTGTAATGCGCTATGCAAAAGTTGGAAACAGCAATCCTGTGGGTAGCACATACATTGTAGCTCCATCGAGTTATGCTGATTATTGCGATGTTGTTCGTGTTCAAAATGGTGCTTATTCCATTGGTACACGTAGAATTAAGTTTGAAGATATTGATGTAAAATCAGGTACTTTAGATATGGGTTTTGTACCAAATAACAGTGTTGTACAATTCAATACAACTCCTGTTCCTACCGTACACCGTAAAGTAACATATCCGATAACTATTCAACATGGTGAACTGAATGATCAAAGTACTTCTATATTTCTTGATTACAATAATGATGGATACTTTACAGCCAATGAAAGAGTTAAAGATTTTATCAATATACCAGAAGCTAGTAAAACCGAAAGTTTCATTACCATTCCTTGTGATGTAACAACAGGAATTCATAGAATGAGAATTGTATCAGATTACGGTGCATATACTCCTAATCCTTGTGGAACAACAAATTATGGTGAAGTCGAAGACTTTTTACTCTATATCGCTCCAGAGAAAACCCCAGTTGTATCGATTACTAATAAAGATACTGGTTATGTTTCAGGTTTAGTCCTCTTTACCCCTGTTCTGGATACAGATGGTGATATTTTCATCTTATGGGATTACGATAACAATAATGTAGTAGATGACACATCTGACATGGGTGAATATTATTTCGCAACAACAGGAATAAAAACAGTGGCTGTTAAAGCAGTAAATCAAGGTTGTTTCGACACCACGACTTCTGCAATTGCCTATACGTCTATTGTGATTGTTCAGGCAACTACAGTACCTGTTACCAATTTTATTTCTGACAATAATATTCTTACACCAAATACAACCGTCAATTTCACAGACTTAACAACCAATGGTCCTTTTGCATGGGAGTGGGTAATTACACCCGATACTATTAATGGTAATTCAACCCATACATTTTTGGGTACTTCCAGCGATCGCGAACCAAGTGTTATTTTCCATGAAATTGGTGATTATACTGTGAGTCTTACTACACAGAATACCATAGGATATAATACAGCTACAAAAGTTGATTACATCAGTGTTCTGAAAGAAGAAGTTTTCTGTTCAGATTTCAGTAGCCGTGCAATAACAGGTTTTGTTTTCGATAATGGCGGATCAAACAATTATACCAATCCAACTAGTGGAGATGACTATACTTGTGATTATTTATTGATTCCTGATTGTGCTAATGCAGTTACATTAGATTTCCTTGATTTTGATGTAGCCAGTAATGTACTTAACGGATGTAATACGATTCCTTCAGACGGATTAAGAGTGTATGATGGTACTGATAACTCAGGAACACCATTGCATTTACAATTCTTAGATGGAAACGGAGATCCTATGTTCCCGAATGGATTTACAAACGGACCAGGTAATGCAAGCATTGGAATTCCTCCATCAGTTACTGCAAATTCAGGAAGTATGTATCTTGAGTTTTATGTTAACTGTGGCGCAGTAGGAACAGGATTTAAAGCCAAGTGGACTGCACAGACATTTACACCAACAGCTCCTGTTGCTTCCATTACAGGACAAGACACCATCTATACAAATCAAGTGGCTTACTTTAACAGTTCGTCAATTGGTGCTCTCGATTTCTATTGGGATATGGACGATGATGGTTGGGCTGATTTATTCACAGAAAATGTTAGCTGGCAGTATACAACTGCAGGTGTTCATACCATTACACTGATTGCTTATACTTGTGGTAAATTAGATACAACAACATTTGATTTAGTTGTATTGGATCCAACTTCAAAACCAGTTGTAGATTTCTATGCCGATTATACCAATATTACTATCGTTGATCCTGTTGTATTGACAGAAGATGCCGATAATACAGTGTATGAATGGCAATGGGATATTACACCTATGGATTACACCATTTTATCAGGTGATTTGAACGAAACTAGCTTCAGTGCTGTATTTAACAAAGTAGGTAAGTATACTGTTAAGTTAGTTTGTACAAACCAACAAGGAAAAGATTCCATGGTAAAGGTTGATTACATTTATGTATACAAATCTTGTACACCATTGGTAGGAAATCTTAACCCAGATGTTGGAATTTCAAAATTCACCTTACAAAACATTGGAGGTGATACGTTAATTCAGAATAGTTCTTCCATCGGAATGACTGCCTATACTGATTATAGTGTTCTTAAGAAAGCAACTGTTGCTAAAACAGGTACTTATACATTTACCTTAGATAGAAACACCAATTTCAATAAGATTACCCGTTCAATTTATATTGATTACAATCAGGATGGAGATTTTAATGATGTTGGAGAAGAAGTTGCCAAGCAATACAATTCAAGCTCATTGAGCTGGACTATTGATGTAACAATTCCTTCTACTATCGCAACAGGATTGGCAAAAATGAGAATAGCAACCAATGCCGGTCAATTGAATAACAAAGGTTGTGGACCAAACTTTAGTGGTGAATTCGAAGATTACGGATTAGAAATTACTGAAGATGTTAGTGTACCAGTTATTACACTGATTGGAAACAATCCACTAATTTCAAATAGTTGTGCATCCTATGCAGAACCAGGTTATATGGCTTGGAGTAATGTTCAGGGTAATTTAACTAGTTCAGTTGTTGTAACAGGAACTATTAACCCAACTGTTGCTGATACATATGATATTAAATACAATGTAACCAGTCCTGCTGGAATAGCAGCCATGCAAGTTATCAGACAAGTTATTGTTCTTAAGGATATTGTAAATCCAGAACCAATGCTTAACGGTAACAATCCTGACTCTGCTGCAGTAGGTAATATGTATACAGATCCTGGTTATACACCAACAGATAATTGTAGTGGTGTTAAATCACATTCATATGTTAACAATGTTAATGGAATGGTTGTCGGATGGCAGCAGGTTATGTTTGTTTTGGAAGACAATGCCGGAAATATAGATACTTCTTACAGAGATGTATATATATATGATGATATTGATCCTACCATTACGCTGCTGGGAAGTAACCCAATTATGTTAGAAGCTGGTGATGTATTTAACGATCCTGGTGCTGATCCACAAGATAATTACTACTCAGGTTTAACCTATGAAGTAATTGGATCAGTTGATGTGAATCAATTAGGTACTTACTTCCTCTCCTATTGTGTTACTGACTCATCAGGAAATGGTCCTGTATGTGTTGACAGAACAGTTATTGTTGAAGATAACACTCCTCCAACCTTAACAATGATAGGAGCAAATCCATTCATACTTCCTGTACACCAGAATTTCAAAGATCCAAGTGTAGATATCGTTGATAATTATTACAGTTTTGCTAATGGAGAAATTATTCTAACCACCAACTCTACTGTTAATACCTATGTATTAGGAACTTATACAGTTACTTATCAGGCAGTTGATGGATCTGGAAACGTTTCAGCCATAATGACCAGAACAGTTGAAGTTGTTGATCAAATTGCTCCAACTATTGAGTTATTAGGTTCAACTACGGTAACCATTGAAAGATGGCAGGATTATG